A window from Chlamydia gallinacea 08-1274/3 encodes these proteins:
- the dnaA gene encoding chromosomal replication initiator protein DnaA, with translation MRAWEDFLLLQEKEMGVGTVDKWLRSLKVLCFDACNLYLEAKDSFQVTWFEEHIRPKIKTHLVNNNGKLIRVHVTSLDKTASLYGEKQIPYEKASCFAMQYGDIDPNMSFSNFLVTAENDLPFRIFQEFIKFSGDAASSPFNPIYLFGPEGAGKTHLMQSAVGALKESGGKILYVASNLFTEHLVSAIRSGEMQRFRSFYRNVDALFIEDIEVFSGKAATQEEFFHTFNSLHTDGKLIVISSSCAPGDLKSVEERLISRFEWGVVVPIHPLAREGLYSFLRRQSEQLNLRIEDSALDFLIRALSSNVKTLLHAINLLSKRVAYKKITQQLLYETDVQSLLHDVLEAAESIRLTPLGVVRAVAQYYGVSPESILGRSQSREYVLPRQVAMYLCRQRLSLSYVRIGNIFSRDHSTVIASIRTVAQKVEGGDRDISIATKDLMKIFTSTYTSLEFFSEEELPC, from the coding sequence ATGCGAGCTTGGGAAGACTTTCTTTTGCTACAAGAAAAAGAAATGGGTGTGGGTACTGTAGACAAATGGTTAAGGTCATTAAAGGTCTTATGCTTTGACGCGTGTAATCTTTATCTTGAGGCTAAGGATTCTTTTCAAGTAACTTGGTTTGAAGAGCATATACGCCCTAAGATCAAAACGCATCTAGTGAATAATAATGGTAAACTCATCCGAGTTCACGTTACGTCCTTAGATAAAACAGCTTCTTTGTACGGGGAAAAGCAGATTCCGTATGAAAAGGCGTCATGTTTTGCTATGCAATATGGCGATATTGATCCTAATATGTCATTTTCGAATTTTCTGGTTACTGCTGAAAACGATTTACCCTTCCGTATTTTTCAAGAGTTTATTAAATTTTCCGGAGACGCAGCAAGTTCCCCTTTCAATCCTATATATTTATTTGGCCCCGAAGGAGCGGGGAAGACACATTTGATGCAGTCTGCAGTTGGAGCTCTTAAAGAGTCGGGAGGGAAAATTCTCTATGTTGCTTCAAATTTGTTTACAGAGCATTTGGTATCAGCAATACGTTCTGGAGAAATGCAGCGCTTTCGTTCCTTTTATCGTAATGTAGACGCCTTATTTATAGAAGATATTGAAGTTTTTTCTGGGAAGGCAGCTACACAAGAGGAATTTTTTCATACGTTTAATTCATTACACACGGACGGCAAGCTTATTGTGATTTCCTCTTCGTGTGCCCCAGGGGACTTGAAGTCTGTAGAGGAACGATTAATTAGCCGGTTTGAGTGGGGAGTAGTTGTTCCTATCCATCCTCTTGCTAGGGAGGGATTATATAGCTTCTTAAGGAGACAGTCTGAGCAATTGAATCTTCGAATAGAAGATTCGGCTTTAGATTTTTTAATTCGCGCATTATCGTCCAATGTAAAAACATTGTTACACGCAATAAACTTGCTATCCAAGCGTGTTGCTTATAAGAAGATTACTCAGCAATTGCTTTATGAAACAGATGTCCAATCACTTTTACATGATGTTTTAGAGGCTGCTGAAAGTATTCGATTAACTCCTCTAGGGGTTGTTCGTGCTGTGGCTCAATATTATGGAGTGTCTCCAGAAAGTATTTTGGGGAGATCTCAGTCACGAGAGTATGTTTTGCCTAGACAGGTTGCCATGTATTTATGCCGACAGAGGTTGTCTTTATCATATGTACGTATAGGCAATATCTTCTCTAGAGATCATTCAACAGTCATTGCTTCCATACGCACAGTTGCTCAAAAAGTAGAAGGAGGAGACCGTGATATCAGTATTGCTACTAAAGACCTTATGAAGATTTTTACTTCGACATATACAAGCTTGGAGTTCTTCTCAGAAGAAGAACTTCCTTGTTAA